A genomic window from Streptomyces broussonetiae includes:
- a CDS encoding glycoside hydrolase family 13 protein — protein MLSKHDWWRDAVIYQVYVRSFLDSTGDGVGDLAGVRAGLPYLKKLGVDGIWLSPFYPSPQHDHGYDVADYCGVDPLFGDLAEFDLLTAAAHRLGIKVLLDIVPNHCSSEHPWFREALDGAPGSPARARFHFADGRGPGGAEPPNNWHAMFGGPAWTRVGDGQWYLHMFTPEQPDWNWRDPGIPAEFDRVLRFWLDRGVDGFRIDVAAGLFKHPELPDSDDPEADARTRDSVNPLAWNQPEVHEVWRRWRSICEEYRERDGRERLLVGEVSVPTAREHALYVRPDELHQAFFFDLLGAPWDADAFRKVVSEAMQDIAGTGSTVTWVLNNHDQVRTVTRYGEPATEGSGLGAVRARAAALLMLALPGAAYIYQGEELGLPEVVDLPDDVLTDPIFHRTGSRARIRDGCRVPLPWSGQASPFGFTSGAQGAKPWLPQPDYFAEYATDRALADTRSFWHLYRDGLQLRRSLPQLGEGTLRWLDTPPGVLAFARGDDLICAVNFTTAPTPAPVSGTPLLSSGPCPPGVLPGSTAAWWLNDL, from the coding sequence GAGTAAGCACGACTGGTGGCGTGACGCGGTGATCTACCAGGTCTACGTCCGCAGCTTTCTGGACAGCACCGGCGACGGCGTCGGCGATCTCGCCGGGGTCCGCGCGGGGCTGCCGTATCTGAAGAAGCTCGGTGTCGACGGGATCTGGCTGAGCCCGTTCTACCCCTCGCCGCAGCACGACCACGGCTACGACGTGGCCGACTACTGCGGGGTCGACCCCCTCTTCGGCGACCTCGCCGAGTTCGACCTGCTGACGGCGGCCGCCCACCGGCTCGGCATCAAGGTGCTCCTCGACATCGTCCCCAACCACTGCTCCAGCGAGCACCCCTGGTTCCGCGAGGCCCTGGACGGCGCACCCGGCAGCCCGGCCCGCGCCCGCTTCCACTTCGCCGACGGCCGTGGCCCGGGCGGCGCCGAGCCGCCCAACAACTGGCACGCCATGTTCGGCGGCCCGGCCTGGACGAGGGTCGGCGACGGCCAGTGGTACCTGCACATGTTCACGCCCGAACAGCCCGACTGGAACTGGCGCGACCCGGGGATCCCCGCCGAGTTCGACCGCGTCCTGCGGTTCTGGCTGGACCGCGGCGTGGACGGCTTCCGCATCGATGTCGCCGCCGGCCTGTTCAAGCACCCCGAACTGCCCGACTCCGACGACCCCGAGGCCGACGCCCGCACCCGCGACTCGGTCAACCCGCTCGCCTGGAACCAGCCCGAGGTGCACGAGGTGTGGCGGCGCTGGCGCTCCATATGCGAGGAGTACCGGGAGCGCGACGGCCGCGAACGCCTCCTCGTCGGCGAGGTCTCCGTCCCCACCGCACGCGAACACGCCCTGTACGTCCGCCCGGACGAACTCCACCAGGCCTTCTTCTTCGACCTGCTCGGCGCCCCCTGGGACGCCGACGCCTTCCGCAAGGTCGTCTCCGAGGCCATGCAGGACATCGCCGGCACCGGCTCCACGGTCACCTGGGTCCTCAACAACCACGACCAGGTCCGCACCGTCACCCGCTACGGCGAACCCGCCACCGAGGGCAGCGGCCTCGGAGCCGTCCGCGCCCGCGCCGCCGCGCTGCTGATGCTGGCGCTGCCCGGAGCCGCGTACATCTACCAGGGCGAGGAACTGGGGCTGCCCGAGGTCGTCGACCTGCCCGACGACGTCCTCACCGACCCGATCTTCCACCGCACCGGCAGCCGCGCCCGCATCCGCGACGGCTGCCGGGTGCCGCTGCCCTGGTCCGGCCAGGCCTCGCCGTTCGGCTTCACCTCCGGCGCGCAGGGCGCCAAACCCTGGCTGCCGCAGCCGGACTACTTCGCCGAGTACGCCACCGACCGCGCCCTCGCCGACACCCGCTCCTTCTGGCACCTGTACCGCGACGGCCTCCAGCTGAGGCGGTCACTGCCCCAGTTGGGCGAGGGGACGCTGCGTTGGCTGGACACCCCGCCCGGCGTCCTCGCCTTCGCCCGCGGCGACGACCTGATCTGCGCCGTCAACTTCACCACGGCCCCCACTCCCGCGCCGGTCTCCGGCACCCCCCTGCTGTCCAGCGGCCCCTGCCCGCCCGGCGTCCTGCCCGGCTCCACGGCCGCCTGGTGGCTGAACGACCTCTGA